One Coriobacteriia bacterium DNA window includes the following coding sequences:
- a CDS encoding MarR family transcriptional regulator translates to MPDTLDPDFGSDDLVILAKDMRSSWHAMTHPAHLPGDPEASHSQQRWVLEALARGPRRMSDLAEGTCTSQASLTGIIDRMEERGLVERVRPAGDRRVVEVSLTEAGRQEKARVHGITVARLGKMLEPLDAAERLELMRLFRKMATSAAAGSNR, encoded by the coding sequence CATCCTGGCGAAGGACATGCGGTCAAGTTGGCATGCGATGACGCATCCCGCGCATCTCCCGGGGGACCCTGAGGCATCTCACTCTCAGCAACGATGGGTGCTCGAGGCTCTCGCTCGCGGGCCGAGGCGGATGAGCGATTTGGCGGAGGGCACTTGCACATCGCAGGCGTCACTCACCGGCATTATCGACCGGATGGAGGAGCGCGGTCTGGTGGAGAGGGTCCGCCCTGCCGGCGACCGGCGTGTGGTCGAGGTCTCTCTGACCGAGGCCGGACGCCAAGAAAAGGCGCGGGTGCACGGTATCACCGTCGCGCGTCTCGGAAAGATGCTTGAACCGCTTGACGCGGCTGAACGGCTTGAGTTGATGCGCCTTTTCCGCAAGATGGCCACATCGGCTGCTGCCGGATCCAATCGCTAG